The following coding sequences lie in one Streptomyces sp. NBC_00510 genomic window:
- a CDS encoding sigma-70 family RNA polymerase sigma factor: MSDLILSGAPPDFELVRAAQAGDAGSLGLLLARHQATMHGVALAMLGHSPDVEDAVQEAALIALRRIGDLRDPDAVGPWLRMVVRNVCRAQLRKKSAVPVAELEGFVAMDRSGGPPDPADVLDEHVLQDWIWSALEKLSPALRLVTMLRYFTDVTSYEEIALLCGTPVGTVRSRLSQARTKLAGALVSMGDQVHDDATSRTARHRRLAEETMLAGHRGELASAWTEWRSPRLEVTWPTGKHTDLAYLGFSFARDVSDGVRQKLLNVVAGREVVIWEAAIISPPEDPFHCPPSVVWVHHLDRKGDDRLRLYHPRRRRAGLANNLEG; the protein is encoded by the coding sequence ATGAGTGATCTGATCTTGAGCGGGGCGCCGCCGGACTTCGAGCTGGTGCGGGCCGCTCAGGCAGGCGATGCGGGTTCCCTGGGGCTGCTGCTCGCCAGGCATCAGGCGACCATGCACGGAGTCGCCCTCGCCATGCTGGGTCACAGCCCGGATGTCGAGGACGCGGTGCAGGAGGCGGCGCTCATCGCGCTGCGGCGCATCGGGGATCTGCGGGATCCGGACGCCGTCGGCCCGTGGCTGCGCATGGTGGTCCGCAACGTCTGCCGTGCCCAGCTGCGCAAGAAGTCGGCGGTGCCGGTGGCCGAGCTCGAGGGGTTCGTCGCCATGGACCGCTCGGGCGGCCCGCCCGATCCGGCGGACGTGCTGGACGAGCACGTGCTGCAGGACTGGATCTGGAGTGCGCTGGAGAAGCTGTCACCCGCGCTGCGGTTGGTGACCATGCTGCGCTACTTCACGGACGTCACCTCCTACGAGGAGATCGCGCTGCTGTGCGGCACCCCCGTCGGCACCGTGCGCAGCAGGCTCAGCCAAGCGCGTACGAAGCTGGCCGGTGCCCTGGTGAGCATGGGCGACCAGGTCCACGACGACGCCACCTCACGCACCGCGCGGCACCGCCGTCTGGCCGAGGAGACCATGCTGGCGGGCCACCGCGGCGAGCTCGCCTCGGCGTGGACGGAGTGGCGGTCACCCCGGCTGGAGGTGACGTGGCCGACCGGCAAGCACACGGACCTCGCCTACCTGGGGTTCTCCTTCGCCCGCGACGTTTCCGACGGCGTCCGCCAGAAGCTGCTGAACGTGGTGGCCGGTCGCGAGGTGGTCATCTGGGAGGCGGCCATCATCAGCCCGCCGGAGGACCCGTTCCACTGCCCGCCCAGCGTGGTCTGGGTGCATCACCTGGACCGGAAGGGTGACGACAGGCTGCGCCTGTACCACCCGCGCCGCCGCCGGGCCGGCCTCGCAAACAATCTTGAAGGCTGA
- a CDS encoding DUF6461 domain-containing protein, which produces MTNATADDYHWFEADFARLAEAYCITLVRGITPAEVLQVLKAEVRGHGIGVATLDEHAYETAQVHEGTHGYLGVAPLHGWTVMVEPNGYIGTLDGALSHLSAGRTVVSHFRNVNAVDHFNWFENGKPRLHFEPLFPYHRDGSDPESLVTAMREVGFATEEGSPDDLDVVTAATFALAERVTGIRLTPEFLKSTQFIEGLAPIPSG; this is translated from the coding sequence ATGACGAATGCCACCGCCGACGATTACCACTGGTTCGAAGCGGACTTTGCCCGCCTTGCCGAGGCGTACTGCATCACGCTGGTGCGCGGGATCACGCCAGCGGAGGTGCTCCAAGTACTCAAGGCCGAGGTGCGAGGGCACGGCATTGGAGTGGCAACGCTGGACGAGCACGCCTACGAAACGGCCCAGGTACACGAGGGCACCCATGGTTACCTCGGAGTGGCGCCCCTCCACGGCTGGACGGTGATGGTGGAACCCAACGGCTACATCGGGACGCTCGACGGAGCACTGTCGCACCTGTCAGCCGGGCGCACGGTCGTGTCCCACTTTCGGAATGTCAACGCGGTCGATCATTTCAACTGGTTCGAGAACGGCAAGCCAAGGCTGCACTTCGAGCCGCTGTTTCCCTACCACCGAGACGGCAGCGACCCCGAGAGCTTGGTGACAGCCATGCGCGAGGTGGGCTTCGCCACGGAGGAAGGAAGCCCAGATGACCTGGACGTGGTCACCGCTGCCACCTTCGCTCTCGCCGAGCGCGTCACCGGGATCCGGCTGACTCCGGAATTTCTGAAGAGCACCCAGTTCATCGAGGGCCTGGCTCCGATACCCAGCGGCTGA
- a CDS encoding LD-carboxypeptidase has translation MTGSARPQLLRPHALRPGDLVVIASLSGPLPAAYEPNVERTVVVLERMGFRVRRAPLLEVGRRHWWSAATPAVIAGELNGLLRDPEVRAIVASDGGQTALGYLDLIDVEAIRADPKPILGYSDISLLHLVLYARTGLVGFHADMAVPGFGGHWQSAPVARQAELEKLYSRLLTGTEAIGALPASPSWECWRPGRVEGRLIGGVINRIVLAQATRFALPLEWFDGAVLFWEEMGGTASYVWSYLQVMRHSGILDRISGMVVGVPREISGLEPGASPSLPEIVLDVLGDRDIPVLGNVEFGHAGPNLPMPVGIRVGLDARQRTLSLLEPAVGRTR, from the coding sequence ATGACTGGTTCTGCACGGCCTCAACTGCTTCGACCGCATGCCCTGAGGCCCGGAGACCTCGTTGTCATCGCATCGCTGTCCGGTCCGCTGCCAGCCGCTTACGAGCCCAACGTCGAGCGGACGGTGGTCGTGCTCGAGCGGATGGGATTCCGCGTGCGTCGGGCTCCGCTACTCGAAGTAGGACGCCGCCATTGGTGGAGCGCGGCCACGCCGGCGGTCATCGCCGGGGAACTCAATGGTCTTCTGCGTGATCCTGAGGTGCGCGCGATCGTCGCGAGTGACGGCGGCCAGACGGCGCTCGGCTACCTTGACCTGATCGACGTCGAGGCGATCAGAGCCGACCCCAAGCCGATCCTCGGCTACAGCGACATCTCGCTGCTGCATCTCGTGCTCTACGCGCGCACGGGTCTGGTCGGGTTCCATGCCGACATGGCCGTCCCTGGCTTCGGCGGACACTGGCAGTCCGCGCCCGTGGCGCGCCAAGCGGAACTCGAGAAGCTTTACTCCAGGTTGCTGACCGGTACCGAGGCGATCGGAGCGCTTCCCGCGAGCCCGTCGTGGGAGTGCTGGCGTCCCGGTCGTGTCGAAGGTCGGCTGATCGGCGGGGTGATCAATCGCATCGTGCTGGCGCAGGCGACGCGTTTCGCGCTGCCGCTCGAATGGTTCGACGGTGCGGTGCTGTTCTGGGAGGAGATGGGCGGCACGGCATCGTACGTGTGGAGCTATCTGCAGGTGATGCGGCACTCCGGCATCCTCGACCGGATCTCCGGCATGGTCGTGGGCGTGCCGCGCGAGATCAGTGGACTCGAGCCCGGAGCGTCCCCTAGCCTGCCCGAGATCGTCCTCGACGTCCTCGGCGACCGTGACATCCCGGTCCTGGGCAACGTCGAGTTCGGGCATGCCGGGCCGAATCTGCCGATGCCGGTCGGTATCCGCGTCGGCCTCGATGCGCGGCAGCGGACGTTGTCGCTGCTCGAACCGGCGGTGGGCCGCACGCGATGA
- a CDS encoding DUF4190 domain-containing protein yields the protein MDSQHPSCPSSLTPTPVPSQPSRRSLNKLAVVALVFGLLVFVPVVGMVVGAIALTQIKDTRERGKGLAVTGLVLNALSTVVIAVVLASSAFTAFVTRVDEGVKERARNYGSTSLHKGDCIDTPGDDLEDTIANVGTVPCSQVHTAEVVGVFTFDLQGGYPGEDYIVEKAESRCWKLTTAYAMDTWAVPGDVDMYYFSPSSQSWDGGDREVTCLFGKDGGPLKGSLRQDAAMLDEHQVAYLKAANTINDAKSDAPEEENVEDNLEAYKQWAGDVTLALDEEARILGGHKWPAAAEPHVTALKAEIDAARAHWVKAAKAKDADTYYEHYEAAEELSGYDEAVKARKALGLATTDGSDGSANTEA from the coding sequence GTGGACTCGCAGCACCCGTCGTGCCCGTCGTCGCTCACCCCGACGCCCGTGCCATCGCAGCCGTCGCGGCGGTCGCTCAACAAACTCGCGGTCGTGGCACTGGTGTTCGGGCTGCTGGTCTTCGTGCCGGTGGTCGGCATGGTGGTGGGGGCCATCGCTCTGACACAGATCAAGGACACGCGCGAGCGGGGCAAGGGCCTGGCCGTCACCGGACTGGTCCTCAACGCCCTGAGCACGGTGGTCATCGCCGTCGTCCTGGCCAGCAGCGCGTTCACCGCGTTCGTGACACGCGTCGACGAGGGCGTCAAGGAACGGGCGCGGAACTACGGCAGCACTTCCCTCCACAAGGGCGACTGCATCGACACCCCCGGCGACGACCTGGAGGACACGATCGCCAACGTGGGCACCGTGCCGTGCTCGCAGGTGCACACCGCCGAGGTCGTCGGCGTCTTCACTTTCGACCTTCAGGGCGGCTACCCGGGCGAGGACTACATCGTCGAGAAGGCCGAGAGCCGGTGCTGGAAACTGACGACCGCCTACGCGATGGACACCTGGGCGGTGCCCGGGGACGTCGACATGTACTACTTCTCGCCCAGCAGCCAGAGCTGGGATGGCGGCGACCGTGAGGTGACCTGCCTGTTCGGCAAGGACGGCGGCCCCCTCAAGGGCTCGCTCCGGCAGGACGCGGCCATGCTCGACGAGCACCAAGTCGCCTATCTGAAGGCCGCCAACACCATCAACGACGCCAAGTCCGACGCTCCGGAGGAGGAGAACGTCGAGGACAACCTGGAGGCATACAAGCAGTGGGCGGGCGACGTCACACTCGCCCTCGACGAAGAGGCCCGCATCCTGGGCGGCCACAAGTGGCCCGCCGCCGCCGAGCCGCACGTCACCGCGCTCAAGGCGGAGATCGACGCGGCCCGCGCGCACTGGGTGAAGGCCGCGAAGGCGAAGGACGCGGACACCTACTACGAACACTACGAAGCGGCCGAGGAGCTGTCGGGCTACGACGAGGCGGTCAAGGCGCGCAAGGCACTCGGCCTCGCCACGACGGACGGGTCGGACGGGTCGGCGAACACCGAGGCGTGA
- a CDS encoding ABC transporter permease: protein MSAFSLAVRDSNTMLRRNLLHARRYPSATLNLLLAPIMLLLLFVYIFGDVMSAGIGGGGADRSEYIAYIVPGIVMMTIGSTVIGAAVYISMDMSEGLIARFRTMAIHRGSVIIGHVVGSVLQCIASVVLVGVIAVAIGFRSTDASALEWLAAFGLLVMFSLAFTWIAVGIGMASPNAEAAANSAQPLILLPLISSAFIPADTMPGWFQPIAEYQPFTPAIETLRGLLLGTEIGSNGWIAVAWCVGLTVLGYRWSMAQFNRDPK from the coding sequence ATGAGCGCCTTTTCCCTCGCGGTCCGCGACTCGAACACGATGCTGCGCCGCAATCTGCTGCACGCGCGGCGCTACCCGTCCGCCACCCTGAACCTGCTGCTCGCGCCGATCATGCTGCTGCTGTTGTTCGTGTACATCTTCGGCGACGTGATGAGCGCGGGCATCGGTGGCGGCGGCGCCGATCGCTCCGAGTACATCGCCTACATCGTGCCGGGCATCGTGATGATGACGATCGGCAGCACCGTGATCGGGGCGGCGGTGTACATCTCGATGGACATGAGCGAGGGCCTGATCGCCCGCTTCCGCACGATGGCGATCCACCGCGGCTCCGTGATCATCGGGCACGTGGTGGGCAGCGTGCTGCAGTGCATCGCCAGCGTGGTCCTGGTCGGTGTCATCGCCGTGGCCATCGGCTTCCGGTCCACGGACGCCTCGGCCCTGGAGTGGCTGGCGGCGTTCGGGCTGCTGGTGATGTTCTCGCTGGCGTTCACCTGGATCGCGGTCGGTATCGGCATGGCCAGCCCGAACGCCGAGGCGGCCGCCAACAGTGCGCAGCCGCTGATCCTCCTCCCGCTCATCTCGAGCGCGTTCATCCCGGCGGACACGATGCCGGGCTGGTTCCAGCCGATCGCCGAGTACCAGCCGTTCACCCCGGCGATCGAGACCCTGCGCGGCCTGCTGCTCGGCACGGAGATCGGCAGCAACGGGTGGATCGCGGTCGCGTGGTGCGTGGGTCTGACGGTGCTCGGCTACCGGTGGTCGATGGCGCAGTTCAACCGCGACCCGAAATGA
- a CDS encoding ATP-binding cassette domain-containing protein, producing MMTTTDASAIAATGLRKSFGDKLVLDGIDLHVPAGTVFALLGPNGAGKTTVVKILSTLITADAGEVRVGGHDIAADPQAVRAGIGVTGQFSAVDGLITGEENMLLMADLHHLSKREGRRVAAELLERFDLVEAAKKPASTYSGGMKRRLDIAMTLVGNPRIIFLDEPTTGLDPRSRHTMWQIIRELVSSGVTVLLTTQYLEEADELADRIAVLNDGKIAAEGTAEELKRLIPGGHVRLRFTDPDAYRSAADQLREVTRDDEALTLQIPSGGSQRELRSILDWLDTAGVEADELTVHTPDLDDVFFALTAPATVPDQSKENVR from the coding sequence ATGATGACAACGACCGACGCATCCGCCATCGCAGCCACGGGGCTGCGGAAGTCCTTCGGGGACAAGCTGGTCCTCGACGGCATCGATCTGCACGTGCCCGCGGGCACGGTCTTCGCCCTCCTGGGCCCGAACGGCGCCGGCAAGACCACCGTCGTCAAGATCCTCTCCACCCTCATCACCGCCGACGCCGGTGAGGTCCGCGTCGGTGGGCACGACATCGCCGCCGACCCGCAGGCGGTACGTGCCGGGATCGGCGTCACGGGGCAGTTCTCCGCCGTCGACGGTCTGATCACCGGCGAGGAGAACATGCTCCTGATGGCGGACCTGCACCACCTGTCCAAGCGGGAAGGGCGGCGGGTCGCGGCCGAGTTGCTGGAGCGGTTCGATCTGGTCGAGGCCGCGAAGAAGCCTGCCTCCACCTACTCCGGTGGCATGAAGCGGCGCCTGGACATCGCCATGACCCTGGTCGGGAATCCGCGGATCATCTTCCTCGACGAGCCGACGACCGGCCTCGACCCGCGCAGCCGCCACACCATGTGGCAGATCATCCGCGAGCTGGTCTCCAGCGGCGTCACCGTCCTCCTCACCACCCAGTACCTGGAGGAGGCCGACGAGCTCGCCGACCGGATCGCGGTGCTGAACGACGGGAAGATCGCCGCCGAGGGCACCGCGGAGGAGCTGAAGCGGCTCATCCCGGGCGGGCACGTGCGGCTCCGCTTCACCGACCCGGACGCGTACCGGTCCGCCGCCGACCAGCTGCGCGAGGTCACCCGCGACGACGAAGCGCTGACGCTGCAGATCCCGAGCGGCGGCAGCCAGCGCGAGCTGCGCTCCATCCTCGACTGGCTGGACACGGCCGGCGTCGAGGCGGACGAGCTGACCGTGCACACCCCCGACCTCGACGACGTGTTCTTCGCCCTCACCGCCCCCGCCACCGTCCCCGACCAGTCCAAGGAGAACGTCCGATGA
- a CDS encoding alpha/beta hydrolase codes for MKAIHHEAEHGERAAEVRTVVVDGVRQVYRVAGDGPVCLVHSGGPGVHPEYLRVPALEPHLTMVYLDPVGSGDSDLLPDGDYSTSRYARFAAAVLDDLGAPTAYVLGHSHGGFVALQFGLEHPDRLDGLILYDTAAVYGPELMEAASKEMAVFVQRWPDRPEAAEAGRVWEARLSGTLGVVDDASKERYLGTLLPAYFADYRATVAQVGTPTLRATHDPNRLPADWDVRDRLGTIQAPALVIVGTHDFICPPRFAYEIHAGMPDARLCELTASGHFGHIEETERFVAAVLDFVTTTDKGNQA; via the coding sequence ATGAAAGCTATCCATCACGAGGCGGAGCACGGCGAGCGTGCTGCCGAGGTGCGCACCGTCGTGGTCGACGGCGTGCGCCAGGTCTACCGGGTCGCGGGTGACGGGCCGGTGTGCCTCGTGCACTCCGGAGGCCCCGGTGTGCACCCTGAGTACCTGCGCGTACCCGCACTGGAACCGCATCTGACCATGGTCTACCTGGACCCCGTCGGATCGGGCGACAGCGACCTGCTGCCGGACGGGGACTACTCCACGTCCCGCTACGCGCGCTTCGCCGCGGCCGTACTCGACGACCTCGGGGCGCCGACCGCCTACGTCCTCGGCCACTCGCACGGCGGTTTCGTCGCGCTGCAGTTCGGCCTCGAGCACCCCGACCGCCTCGACGGGCTGATCCTGTACGACACCGCGGCCGTGTACGGGCCGGAACTGATGGAGGCGGCGTCCAAGGAGATGGCCGTGTTCGTCCAGCGCTGGCCGGACCGGCCCGAGGCGGCCGAGGCGGGGCGGGTGTGGGAGGCCCGGCTGTCGGGGACGCTGGGGGTCGTCGACGACGCGTCGAAGGAGCGCTACCTCGGCACCCTCCTGCCCGCCTACTTCGCCGACTACCGCGCGACGGTCGCGCAGGTGGGCACGCCCACCTTGCGGGCGACCCATGACCCGAATCGGCTCCCGGCCGACTGGGACGTACGGGACCGGCTCGGCACGATCCAGGCGCCGGCCCTGGTGATCGTCGGCACCCACGACTTCATCTGCCCGCCCCGCTTCGCCTACGAGATCCACGCCGGCATGCCGGACGCGCGGCTGTGCGAGCTGACCGCGAGCGGCCACTTCGGGCACATCGAGGAGACCGAGCGGTTCGTCGCCGCCGTGCTCGACTTCGTCACCACCACCGACAAGGGGAACCAAGCGTGA
- a CDS encoding peptidoglycan-binding protein produces MKSLLNLPAPGARPGWRARIVSIAATAAILTAATLMGAGPAMAAPVPIKLTSASCPTDIVQGQVSGCVTELQNLLNAHGAGLTVDGEFGPNTLYAVREFQAATAIAVDGRVGPQTKSKLYATGGTAPAPINLTSSSCPANIVQGSRSGCVTELQRLLRHFGYPVSVDGDFGPETYSAVRSFQSSHGLSVDGEVGPNTKRELYDTDEAPSTGLDLRSSSCPANIVEGQTGGCVATLQALLNGQGQHLDVDGEFGPATLAAVKSFQSSRGLSVDGEVGPNTKNALYSNIGGGGGSGAPAPINLNSGSCPTDIVKGQRSGCVTELQSLLNHHGADLAVDGDFGPMTDSAVRDFQAEKGLAVDGRVGPNTKAALYGAVTPPTSPPPGGGYAKLLDVATAEVGTVEGSARANSYGVAVGLSLSTNNYAWCATFVSWVAKQTGATSYRNSYVSGWVKQARAGNYHLSVTTNPQPGDIVAFDWNGGSNFNDGQEHIGIVRTVSGGSSFTTVEGNTGNPNGGKDGVYVKNRGTNLGYDVVFIRVR; encoded by the coding sequence ATGAAAAGCCTCTTAAACCTCCCTGCCCCGGGCGCCAGACCCGGCTGGCGCGCCCGGATCGTGAGCATCGCGGCCACCGCGGCGATCCTCACGGCAGCCACCCTGATGGGCGCCGGCCCGGCGATGGCCGCGCCGGTGCCCATCAAGCTCACCTCGGCCTCCTGCCCGACCGATATCGTCCAGGGCCAGGTGAGCGGATGCGTCACCGAACTGCAGAACCTGCTCAACGCCCACGGCGCGGGCCTCACGGTGGACGGCGAGTTCGGGCCGAACACGCTCTACGCGGTACGTGAGTTCCAGGCCGCCACCGCGATCGCCGTGGACGGCCGGGTGGGCCCCCAGACCAAGAGCAAGCTGTACGCGACCGGAGGCACCGCGCCCGCACCGATCAACCTCACGTCCTCCTCCTGCCCGGCGAACATCGTGCAGGGCAGCAGGAGCGGCTGCGTCACCGAACTCCAGCGCCTGCTCCGGCACTTCGGCTACCCGGTGAGCGTGGACGGCGACTTCGGGCCGGAGACGTACAGCGCGGTCCGCAGCTTCCAGTCCTCGCACGGCCTGTCCGTCGACGGCGAGGTCGGCCCGAACACCAAGCGGGAGCTGTACGACACCGACGAGGCGCCGTCGACCGGCCTGGACCTGCGGTCCTCGTCGTGCCCGGCGAACATCGTGGAGGGCCAGACCGGCGGCTGCGTCGCGACCCTGCAGGCGCTGCTCAACGGCCAGGGCCAGCACCTGGACGTCGACGGTGAGTTCGGTCCCGCGACCCTGGCGGCCGTGAAGTCCTTCCAGTCCTCGCGCGGCCTGTCGGTCGACGGCGAGGTCGGCCCGAACACCAAGAACGCCCTCTACTCCAACATCGGCGGTGGCGGCGGCAGCGGCGCGCCCGCACCGATCAACCTGAATTCCGGCTCCTGCCCGACCGACATCGTCAAGGGCCAGCGCAGCGGCTGCGTCACCGAACTGCAGAGCCTCCTCAACCACCACGGCGCCGATCTCGCCGTCGACGGCGACTTCGGGCCGATGACCGACAGCGCGGTACGGGACTTCCAGGCCGAGAAGGGGCTCGCGGTCGACGGCCGGGTGGGCCCGAACACCAAGGCCGCCCTGTACGGCGCGGTCACCCCGCCCACGTCTCCGCCGCCCGGCGGCGGCTACGCCAAACTCCTCGACGTCGCCACCGCCGAGGTCGGCACGGTCGAGGGCAGCGCCCGGGCGAACAGCTACGGCGTGGCCGTGGGGCTCTCCCTGTCCACCAACAACTACGCCTGGTGCGCGACCTTCGTCAGCTGGGTGGCCAAGCAGACGGGTGCCACCTCCTACCGCAACAGCTACGTCTCCGGCTGGGTGAAGCAGGCCCGGGCCGGCAACTACCACCTGTCGGTGACGACCAACCCGCAGCCCGGTGACATCGTGGCGTTCGACTGGAACGGCGGGAGCAACTTCAACGACGGCCAGGAGCACATCGGCATCGTGCGCACGGTGAGCGGCGGTTCCTCCTTCACCACCGTCGAGGGCAACACCGGCAACCCCAACGGCGGCAAGGACGGCGTCTACGTCAAGAACCGCGGCACGAACCTGGGGTACGACGTGGTCTTCATCCGGGTCCGCTGA
- a CDS encoding SMI1/KNR4 family protein yields MSDVRGQDGGQSYAWRELLQRWSDEWLDPVLHEQERAEPFSEEVRRARWLGRAGAGVEEVGALEDRLRTVLPASYRQFLLTSDGWLNTTSDIERILSAQEVGWTRDLDPELVAIWSEADGANGARVDDEEYFVYGEAQDPVSIRTEYVPHTLKISHTPEATEVYLLNPCVVTADGEWEAWFVAHWLPGAVRYQSFWDLMNDEYRRFRGDW; encoded by the coding sequence GTGAGCGACGTACGAGGCCAAGATGGTGGGCAGTCCTACGCGTGGCGGGAGTTGCTACAGCGCTGGAGTGATGAGTGGCTCGATCCGGTGTTGCACGAACAGGAACGGGCCGAGCCGTTTTCCGAGGAAGTGCGCCGGGCCCGTTGGTTGGGTCGGGCGGGTGCCGGCGTCGAGGAGGTCGGCGCGCTTGAGGACCGCCTGCGCACCGTACTGCCGGCGAGCTACCGGCAGTTCTTGCTGACCAGTGACGGCTGGCTCAACACGACCTCCGACATCGAGCGGATCCTGTCGGCCCAAGAGGTCGGCTGGACCCGGGACCTCGACCCCGAACTGGTGGCGATCTGGAGCGAGGCAGACGGGGCCAACGGCGCACGGGTCGATGACGAGGAGTACTTCGTCTACGGCGAGGCCCAGGACCCGGTCTCGATACGCACCGAGTACGTGCCGCATACCCTGAAGATCAGCCACACGCCCGAGGCCACCGAGGTCTACCTCCTCAACCCATGCGTGGTCACGGCAGACGGCGAGTGGGAAGCCTGGTTCGTCGCCCATTGGCTGCCCGGCGCAGTCCGATACCAGTCCTTCTGGGACCTGATGAACGACGAGTACCGCCGCTTCCGAGGCGACTGGTGA
- a CDS encoding aldo/keto reductase — protein sequence MRTTTLGAHGPEAGVIGLGAMGMSFAYDMATPRDEATSVSVIHQALDLGVTLIDTADVYGPYTNEELLGRALAGHRDRAVLATKVGLESIDPTGGPGGSPLVKPNARPEHIRAAIDASLRRLGTDHVELYQLHRVDPDVPIEETWGAMAEAVTAGKALHLGLSEVNVEQIQRAQAIHPVTTVQSEFSLWTRDVRAEVLPYCTQHGIGLLPYSPLGRGFLAGRFASFDELPENDQRRRLPRFQDDNLRANLDIAAKVREVADRAGATPAQVALAWLVAQGPHVVPIPGTKTPKYLADNAGAADVHLSPADLADLNAIPAPVGARY from the coding sequence ATGCGTACTACCACCCTGGGCGCCCACGGACCTGAGGCCGGCGTCATCGGCCTGGGCGCCATGGGCATGAGCTTCGCCTATGACATGGCCACCCCGCGTGACGAGGCCACCTCCGTCTCCGTCATCCACCAGGCCCTCGACCTGGGCGTGACCCTGATCGACACCGCCGACGTCTACGGCCCCTACACCAACGAGGAACTCCTCGGCCGCGCCCTGGCAGGCCACCGCGACCGTGCCGTCCTCGCCACCAAGGTCGGACTGGAGTCCATCGACCCCACCGGCGGCCCCGGCGGCTCACCGCTGGTCAAGCCCAACGCCCGGCCCGAACACATCCGCGCCGCCATCGACGCCAGCCTGCGCCGCCTGGGCACCGACCACGTCGAGCTCTACCAGCTCCACCGCGTCGACCCCGACGTCCCGATCGAGGAGACCTGGGGCGCCATGGCCGAGGCCGTCACCGCCGGCAAGGCCCTCCACCTGGGCCTTTCCGAGGTCAACGTCGAGCAGATCCAGCGCGCCCAAGCCATCCACCCGGTCACGACCGTGCAGTCCGAGTTCTCCCTGTGGACCCGCGACGTCCGGGCCGAGGTCCTGCCCTACTGCACCCAGCACGGCATCGGCCTGCTGCCCTACTCGCCCCTGGGCCGCGGCTTCCTCGCCGGCCGCTTCGCCTCCTTCGACGAACTGCCGGAGAACGACCAGCGACGGCGCCTGCCGCGCTTCCAGGACGACAACCTGCGGGCCAACCTCGACATCGCCGCCAAGGTCCGCGAGGTCGCCGACCGAGCCGGCGCCACCCCCGCCCAGGTCGCCCTCGCCTGGCTCGTCGCCCAGGGCCCGCACGTCGTCCCCATCCCCGGCACCAAAACCCCGAAGTACCTGGCCGACAACGCCGGCGCCGCCGACGTCCACCTGTCCCCGGCCGACCTCGCCGACCTCAACGCGATCCCGGCCCCCGTCGGCGCCCGCTACTGA